One region of Chryseobacterium sp. C-71 genomic DNA includes:
- a CDS encoding nucleoid-associated protein, protein MFSKIAVHRVGNKINGESLILSQEELQLDEGTVELLENYFLGSFKTEETYQFYSDSYLVNNPVFSSVSEIFEDKAKFLWESENLAKHLFEAAENPRVQGGELFVVYFEDDREGDDKVDKIGIFKTEKRESFLKIFPKNESFEIDKDQGISLSKIDKAALIYNSSKESGYVLSVVDNNKNGDMYYWFEDFLKVKQRDDEYFHTQEALMVYKDYIIKQLPQEFEVSKADQADFLNQSINFFKEKEEFKLDDFAAEVLKDEHVIESFNNFKTDYEQEMQINIAEEFPISEAAVKKTQRHFKSIIKLDKNFHIYIHGDRKMLEQGQDEKGKYYMLYFDKEV, encoded by the coding sequence ATGTTTTCAAAAATTGCAGTACACAGAGTCGGAAATAAAATCAACGGTGAATCTCTTATTCTTTCTCAGGAAGAACTTCAGCTGGATGAAGGAACCGTAGAATTGTTGGAGAATTATTTTTTAGGTTCATTCAAAACTGAAGAAACGTATCAATTTTATAGTGATTCTTATTTGGTCAATAATCCTGTATTCAGTTCAGTGTCAGAAATTTTTGAAGACAAAGCCAAGTTCCTTTGGGAATCTGAAAATCTGGCAAAACATCTCTTTGAAGCTGCCGAAAATCCACGAGTTCAGGGTGGCGAATTGTTTGTTGTTTATTTTGAAGACGATAGAGAAGGTGACGACAAAGTGGATAAAATTGGTATTTTTAAAACTGAAAAAAGAGAATCTTTCCTAAAGATTTTTCCTAAAAATGAATCATTCGAGATCGATAAAGATCAGGGAATAAGTCTTTCGAAAATCGATAAAGCAGCATTGATTTACAACAGCAGTAAAGAAAGCGGTTACGTACTTTCTGTAGTTGATAACAATAAAAATGGTGACATGTATTATTGGTTCGAAGATTTCCTGAAAGTGAAGCAGCGTGACGATGAATATTTTCACACACAGGAAGCTTTGATGGTTTATAAAGATTATATCATCAAGCAACTTCCGCAGGAATTTGAGGTTTCAAAGGCTGACCAGGCAGATTTTCTGAATCAGTCTATTAATTTCTTTAAAGAAAAAGAAGAATTTAAGCTGGATGATTTTGCGGCTGAGGTTTTGAAAGATGAGCATGTCATTGAAAGCTTTAATAATTTTAAGACTGATTACGAACAGGAAATGCAGATTAATATTGCAGAAGAATTTCCAATCAGTGAAGCGGCAGTGAAAAAAACGCAGAGACATTTTAAAAGCATTATTAAATTAGATAAAAACTTCCATATTTACATTCACGGAGACCGAAAAATGCTTGAGCAGGGTCAGGATGAAAAAGGGAAATATTATATGCTTTACTTTGATAAAGAGGTTTAA